The following proteins are co-located in the Pedobacter sp. FW305-3-2-15-E-R2A2 genome:
- a CDS encoding pyridoxamine 5'-phosphate oxidase family protein, which translates to MNSINENQPEENQENLTGKYAIEKVKELISQSDVCFFCTAPATGPSEGVRPMSVQQVDEAGNLWIVSASDSHTNQEIALDPQVKLYFQGSKHSDFLYLSGTATLSGDKSKIKELWSPVMKTWFTEGEDDPRISLIKVQPAEGYYWDNKHGNLLAGVKMLLGMVTGQTLDDSIEGKLKL; encoded by the coding sequence ATGAACAGCATTAACGAGAATCAGCCGGAAGAGAATCAGGAAAACCTGACTGGAAAATACGCTATAGAAAAAGTTAAAGAATTGATCAGTCAATCAGACGTTTGCTTTTTCTGCACAGCGCCTGCTACCGGCCCGTCAGAAGGAGTAAGGCCGATGAGCGTTCAGCAGGTGGATGAAGCAGGAAATCTATGGATCGTGAGTGCCAGCGATAGCCATACCAACCAGGAAATTGCGCTTGATCCCCAGGTGAAGCTTTATTTTCAAGGGTCTAAACATTCGGATTTTCTATACCTCAGCGGAACAGCAACACTTTCCGGCGACAAGTCAAAAATTAAAGAACTGTGGAGTCCGGTAATGAAAACCTGGTTCACTGAAGGTGAAGATGATCCGAGGATTTCTTTGATCAAAGTTCAGCCCGCCGAGGGATACTATTGGGACAATAAACACGGCAATCTTCTTGCCGGTGTAAAGATGCTCTTGGGTATGGTAACGGGCCAAACATTGGATGATTCCATAGAAGGTAAGTTGAAATTGTAG
- a CDS encoding DPP IV N-terminal domain-containing protein, whose amino-acid sequence MRSKYPLLVALFILIQITLVSAQGKLGDYQNAEALNGLMQKKVYNVAASVQWLSIAKKYFYTRRTAQGLEFIVLHPKGYRKSPALDREKFAKALSDWSKEKIDANELPILLPVMSSDGKVLRFNYKKESLNCDLNAYTLSKVPAPPANNTPQGKTISPDGKWIGYIKDFNVYISSAADSARAYQMSSDGSSAHHYSPHLFWSPDSKKIAAYKVKGPKHRLTYLIESSPTTQLQPRLHSREYPKPGDSVNQYTPSLFLVEGKQQVPVDNSLIPDQYHLTEPVWRKDSRAFSYEYNKRGHQLYSVMEVGLTGNTREVIREVSNTFVNYSRKKYRFDLNDGKEIIWASEVDGWNHLYLFHANGKLKNQITKGEWVVRRVINVNEKERSIIFEGSGMETGQDPYFIQYYKVNLDGTGLQKLTWENGNHAATFNENYSNFIDVYSRADQPAITVLRDGKTGKVLQELEKADITPLLNTGWKLPEVFSAKGRDGETDIWGKIIRPRNFDPTKKYPVIEYIYAGPHDSFVPKNFIADSPLGLHELAELGFIVVQCDGMGTSNRSKAFHDVCWKNLKDAGLPDRIAFIKAAGKKYPYMNLDKVGIYGSSAGGQSSLAALLYHPDFYKVAVSSSGCHDNRIDKMWWNEQWMGYPIGPQYAASSNVEHAALLQGKLLLILGEMDDNVDPSSTMQVINKLIKANKNFDFLMVPGMGHALGGDYGEHKRRDFFVKHLLGIEPPEWNWTSSITVPKL is encoded by the coding sequence ATGAGATCAAAGTATCCGTTATTAGTTGCACTTTTTATCCTCATTCAGATTACCCTGGTCAGCGCGCAGGGAAAATTAGGCGATTACCAAAATGCAGAGGCATTAAATGGCCTGATGCAAAAGAAAGTATACAACGTCGCGGCCAGTGTGCAGTGGCTGTCTATTGCGAAAAAATATTTTTATACCAGGAGAACTGCCCAGGGACTTGAATTTATAGTCCTCCACCCCAAAGGCTATCGTAAATCTCCCGCATTAGACCGGGAGAAATTTGCAAAGGCCCTGTCCGACTGGTCCAAAGAGAAAATCGATGCCAATGAATTGCCCATTTTATTACCGGTGATGAGCAGCGATGGCAAAGTGCTCAGGTTTAACTATAAAAAAGAGTCCTTAAATTGTGATCTGAACGCTTATACCCTTAGCAAAGTTCCTGCTCCTCCGGCAAATAATACTCCCCAGGGAAAAACGATCTCTCCTGATGGGAAATGGATTGGATATATTAAAGATTTCAATGTGTATATCAGTTCCGCAGCGGATTCGGCCAGGGCTTATCAAATGAGCAGCGATGGTTCCAGTGCCCATCATTATTCCCCACACCTCTTCTGGTCGCCTGATTCAAAAAAAATCGCCGCTTATAAGGTAAAAGGCCCAAAACACCGTTTAACTTACCTCATAGAATCTTCACCAACAACTCAGCTCCAGCCCAGGCTTCACAGCAGGGAATATCCAAAACCCGGAGATAGCGTGAATCAATATACACCATCCTTATTTCTCGTTGAAGGGAAACAACAGGTTCCGGTAGACAATTCCCTCATTCCTGATCAATACCACCTCACCGAACCTGTTTGGCGTAAGGATAGCCGTGCTTTCAGTTACGAATACAACAAAAGAGGGCATCAGCTATACTCCGTAATGGAAGTCGGCCTGACCGGAAATACCAGGGAAGTGATTCGGGAAGTAAGTAACACTTTTGTCAATTACAGTCGTAAGAAATACCGCTTTGACCTCAACGATGGCAAAGAAATCATCTGGGCATCTGAAGTAGATGGATGGAATCACCTTTACCTCTTCCATGCCAATGGCAAACTGAAAAATCAGATTACAAAAGGCGAATGGGTGGTCAGAAGGGTCATCAATGTCAATGAAAAAGAACGCAGCATCATTTTCGAAGGCAGTGGAATGGAAACAGGCCAGGATCCTTATTTTATACAATATTATAAGGTCAACCTGGATGGAACAGGATTACAAAAGCTGACCTGGGAGAATGGAAATCATGCCGCTACGTTCAACGAAAATTATTCGAATTTTATAGATGTTTATTCGAGAGCTGACCAGCCTGCAATTACTGTCCTGAGAGATGGAAAAACGGGAAAAGTACTTCAGGAACTGGAAAAAGCTGACATTACTCCTTTATTGAATACGGGCTGGAAACTACCCGAAGTTTTCAGTGCCAAAGGCCGCGACGGCGAGACCGACATCTGGGGAAAGATCATCCGCCCCCGCAACTTCGATCCGACGAAAAAATATCCGGTCATAGAATACATTTATGCCGGACCTCATGATTCTTTTGTCCCGAAAAATTTCATTGCTGACAGTCCCCTTGGTTTACATGAACTGGCGGAGCTGGGCTTTATCGTCGTGCAATGCGATGGGATGGGCACCTCAAACCGCTCTAAAGCTTTCCATGATGTCTGCTGGAAAAATCTAAAAGATGCCGGTCTGCCGGACCGCATTGCATTTATTAAAGCTGCCGGCAAAAAGTATCCTTATATGAACCTGGATAAAGTAGGAATTTATGGCAGTTCGGCCGGAGGACAAAGTTCTTTAGCTGCCCTCCTGTATCATCCTGATTTTTATAAGGTAGCGGTTTCCTCTTCCGGCTGCCACGACAACAGGATAGACAAAATGTGGTGGAATGAGCAATGGATGGGTTATCCGATTGGCCCCCAATATGCAGCATCCTCGAATGTAGAACACGCAGCACTGCTTCAGGGAAAGCTACTGTTGATCCTCGGCGAAATGGACGACAATGTCGACCCCTCTTCCACCATGCAGGTGATCAATAAACTCATTAAAGCAAATAAAAATTTTGATTTTCTAATGGTTCCCGGAATGGGGCACGCTCTTGGCGGAGATTATGGAGAACATAAACGCAGGGATTTCTTTGTGAAACATTTATTGGGTATTGAACCTCCGGAATGGAACTGGACGTCTTCGATTACTGTTCCTAAACTCTAA
- a CDS encoding PepSY-associated TM helix domain-containing protein produces MFRKINNWLHLWMGLISGVIMFIVCLTACLFAFNEEIQDLIYPPVQVSHQAKPVIPPSRISTIVAEHFPGEPVTMVTYKKGRAITVIAKKWDDNPMFLFLDPYSGKVLEQRIMLNNTTKFFYFIEEGHRTLWLPWETGRLVVNYGTLVFVFLLLTGLIWWYPKKWNKSTRDKSFKIKWSAKWKRVNIDLHNVLGFYSLILLLILSLTGMIYGLKWFSKGLYWSTSGGASLPAWKATLSDTTKVNSTLRFEQAMDQSLDLTMTRFPNAEGYTYRTPDTTNHSSSIEINVIASLGKTYADQAVYFDRHTGKEITKEAYYAASFKEAPFGTKLRRLNYDIHLGQVLGLPGKIIAFIVSLIGASLPVTGFIIWYNRKFGKKGKKKPR; encoded by the coding sequence ATGTTTAGAAAAATCAACAACTGGCTGCACCTCTGGATGGGCCTGATTTCCGGAGTGATCATGTTTATCGTATGCCTGACCGCATGCCTTTTTGCGTTTAATGAAGAGATTCAGGACCTCATCTACCCTCCTGTACAAGTGAGCCATCAGGCAAAACCTGTCATTCCTCCTTCCAGAATCAGCACCATTGTAGCGGAACATTTCCCGGGAGAACCGGTTACGATGGTGACGTATAAGAAAGGCAGAGCGATTACTGTCATTGCGAAAAAATGGGACGATAATCCAATGTTTCTATTTCTTGACCCCTATAGCGGGAAAGTCCTGGAGCAACGGATCATGCTCAATAACACGACAAAGTTTTTCTATTTTATTGAAGAGGGGCACCGGACCTTATGGCTGCCCTGGGAAACCGGAAGGCTTGTTGTCAATTACGGAACCCTGGTGTTTGTCTTCCTGCTCCTAACGGGCCTCATCTGGTGGTACCCCAAGAAATGGAACAAGTCTACCAGAGACAAAAGCTTTAAAATCAAATGGAGCGCCAAATGGAAAAGGGTCAATATAGACCTTCACAATGTATTGGGTTTTTATTCCCTGATCTTATTGCTGATTCTTTCCTTAACAGGCATGATCTACGGACTTAAATGGTTCAGTAAAGGATTGTACTGGAGCACTTCCGGCGGGGCTTCACTCCCAGCCTGGAAAGCAACCCTGTCTGACACGACCAAAGTAAATTCCACGCTGCGCTTTGAACAGGCAATGGACCAGAGCCTGGACCTGACGATGACACGTTTTCCGAACGCAGAAGGCTATACTTACCGGACGCCAGACACCACAAACCACAGTTCAAGTATAGAGATTAATGTGATTGCGAGCCTGGGAAAAACCTATGCCGATCAAGCAGTATATTTCGACAGGCATACCGGCAAAGAGATTACAAAAGAAGCCTATTATGCGGCAAGCTTTAAAGAGGCCCCTTTTGGAACTAAACTAAGGCGGCTCAACTACGACATCCACCTGGGCCAGGTCTTGGGACTTCCCGGAAAGATCATTGCTTTTATTGTTAGCCTCATTGGAGCCAGTCTGCCGGTTACCGGATTCATCATCTGGTACAACAGAAAATTCGGGAAAAAGGGTAAAAAGAAACCCCGCTAA
- a CDS encoding TonB-dependent receptor produces MQINKILLTGLLCAFHFFTLAQNAAPLRIRGKIQSTENQAIEGASVRIRTLKSGTVSAADGSYQLSVSKTGQYLIEASAVGYLTRKQTIEIKNLAEEQNFDLILQNDDQQMQTVNVVGKTEKRKLAESGFNVNAIETKALANSTADLNQVLSRSTGIRVRESGGLGSDFNFSINGLSGKQVKFFIDGIPMESFGNSMSLNNIPVNLAQRIEIYKGVVPVELGADALGGAVNIVTNQQVKQYLDMSYSYGSFNSHRASLSGRYTDAKTGFTINANGFYNYADNNYTMKEIEVYDYAQSKYVEKNFKRFNDGFRSGMGQLELGYRDKSWADVLLLGMLYSSSFKEIQTGATQEKVFGKVHTYGDFAMPSLKYKKNDLFVKGLSASLFATYAKEKSTTVDTAISRYDWTGNVIGYDKNFGERDQLSIWKYTNNFAILRANIAYVLDANNSFSLNYALSAGRRKAIETLKSDQSANTLDVPNKLNKGVLGLSWQNQLFNERLSTSVFAKQYRLHTYIREAKYYNGTGYVKEEAEKTKSYYGYGVATRFKITEETGLKASYEHAFRLPEVEELFGDGNTILATPGLNPEESDNINLGIYASKQINDHHFAIEGSAFYRKAKNFIQLEVSNIFAKYRNIGNTQITGLDGEIRYNYKDLLSFTVNASYMNAVKKDPAAATKEERIPNQPWLFGNADIGIGKNDLLGKGSRIQLNWFTQYTHWFYLYWPDRAIAESKSRIPGQTVHNATLTYSVKEGKYNFSLESRNIFDTMAYDNFRLQKPGRAFFLKFRYFIK; encoded by the coding sequence ATGCAAATTAACAAAATTCTGCTGACGGGGCTCCTATGCGCCTTCCATTTCTTTACACTCGCCCAAAATGCAGCTCCATTGCGCATCAGAGGCAAAATTCAATCCACTGAAAATCAAGCCATAGAAGGCGCTTCAGTTCGCATCCGTACATTAAAATCCGGAACAGTCAGTGCTGCCGATGGCAGTTATCAGCTGTCAGTCAGCAAAACAGGCCAATACCTTATCGAAGCTTCCGCAGTCGGTTACCTGACCAGAAAACAAACTATCGAGATCAAAAACCTGGCGGAAGAGCAAAACTTTGACCTGATTTTGCAGAACGATGATCAGCAGATGCAAACGGTAAACGTGGTTGGAAAGACAGAGAAAAGAAAATTAGCGGAATCAGGATTCAATGTCAATGCCATAGAAACCAAAGCTTTGGCCAACTCTACTGCCGACCTGAATCAGGTGCTCAGCAGAAGTACCGGGATCCGGGTCAGAGAAAGCGGAGGCCTGGGCTCCGACTTCAATTTCTCTATCAACGGACTCTCGGGAAAACAAGTGAAGTTTTTCATTGATGGCATTCCTATGGAAAGTTTTGGCAATTCTATGTCGCTCAATAACATTCCGGTCAACCTGGCCCAGAGAATAGAAATTTATAAGGGTGTAGTACCTGTAGAACTGGGTGCAGATGCCTTAGGTGGTGCGGTCAATATCGTGACCAACCAGCAGGTGAAACAATACCTGGACATGAGTTACAGCTATGGTTCTTTCAATAGCCACAGGGCTTCTTTAAGCGGTCGTTATACCGATGCTAAAACAGGTTTCACGATCAATGCCAATGGTTTTTACAACTATGCGGACAATAACTATACGATGAAAGAGATCGAGGTTTATGACTATGCACAATCAAAATATGTAGAGAAAAACTTCAAACGCTTTAACGATGGATTTCGTTCCGGAATGGGGCAGCTGGAATTGGGATACAGAGATAAAAGCTGGGCAGATGTCTTGCTCCTTGGCATGCTCTACTCCTCTTCTTTTAAGGAAATCCAAACCGGTGCTACTCAGGAGAAAGTATTTGGGAAGGTTCATACTTATGGAGATTTCGCCATGCCAAGTCTAAAATACAAAAAGAATGACCTCTTCGTTAAAGGATTAAGCGCAAGCCTCTTTGCCACCTATGCAAAAGAGAAAAGCACCACGGTAGATACGGCAATATCAAGATACGACTGGACAGGAAATGTGATCGGTTATGATAAAAATTTCGGGGAACGGGATCAGCTCTCGATCTGGAAATACACCAATAACTTCGCCATCCTCCGCGCAAATATCGCCTATGTACTGGATGCAAATAACTCCTTCAGCCTCAACTATGCGCTCAGCGCAGGGCGCAGAAAAGCAATAGAAACATTGAAATCAGATCAGTCGGCCAATACGCTGGATGTTCCGAATAAACTGAACAAAGGTGTTTTAGGCCTTTCCTGGCAGAATCAGCTGTTCAATGAAAGACTCAGCACTTCCGTGTTTGCCAAGCAATATCGCCTGCATACCTATATCCGCGAAGCAAAATATTATAACGGAACAGGCTATGTAAAAGAAGAAGCAGAGAAAACGAAGAGCTATTATGGTTACGGAGTCGCTACCCGGTTCAAAATCACCGAAGAAACCGGGCTGAAAGCTTCTTATGAGCATGCCTTTCGTTTACCGGAAGTGGAAGAACTTTTTGGGGATGGCAATACCATACTTGCCACGCCAGGACTAAACCCGGAAGAGAGTGATAATATTAACCTCGGAATTTATGCTTCCAAACAAATCAACGACCATCATTTTGCCATAGAGGGATCTGCATTTTACCGGAAGGCGAAAAACTTCATCCAGCTTGAAGTCAGCAATATTTTCGCCAAATACAGAAATATCGGAAATACCCAGATCACCGGTTTGGATGGAGAAATCAGGTACAATTACAAAGACCTGCTTTCCTTCACGGTAAATGCGAGTTATATGAATGCGGTTAAAAAAGATCCGGCTGCGGCAACTAAAGAGGAAAGAATTCCAAACCAACCCTGGCTTTTCGGAAATGCAGATATTGGAATTGGAAAAAATGACCTGTTGGGTAAAGGCAGCAGGATTCAGCTGAACTGGTTTACACAGTATACCCATTGGTTTTACTTATACTGGCCAGACCGTGCCATTGCAGAAAGCAAGTCCAGAATTCCCGGACAAACCGTTCACAATGCCACCCTTACCTATTCTGTAAAAGAAGGAAAGTATAATTTCTCCCTGGAATCCAGAAACATCTTCGATACGATGGCCTACGATAATTTCCGTCTTCAAAAACCAGGAAGGGCCTTCTTCCTGAAGTTCAGATACTTTATCAAATAA
- a CDS encoding sigma-70 family RNA polymerase sigma factor, protein MLNITDINTEKASFAITEETFALVYKTHWKKLYYLCYQKLQDQDLSKDMVHDLFRSIWERRETLVISDSIEKYLVRSIKFKISTYFREKIQQERNLEESMRYCKDTDLVTEKHVAFNFLTKEIASLVEKLPERCKLVYRLSRENGMNNRQIASSLLLSEKTVENQLTKALSFIRQHLAAYKNE, encoded by the coding sequence TTGTTAAACATTACAGATATAAATACCGAGAAAGCATCCTTTGCAATTACTGAGGAGACTTTTGCGCTTGTCTACAAAACCCATTGGAAAAAACTGTATTACCTCTGCTACCAAAAACTCCAGGATCAGGACCTCTCAAAAGACATGGTTCACGACCTGTTCAGGTCGATTTGGGAACGAAGGGAAACACTGGTCATTTCTGATTCTATTGAAAAATACCTGGTCAGGTCCATAAAATTTAAAATATCTACCTATTTTCGGGAGAAAATTCAGCAGGAAAGAAATCTTGAAGAGTCGATGCGCTATTGTAAGGATACCGATTTAGTGACTGAAAAACATGTGGCATTCAATTTCCTCACCAAAGAAATCGCTTCATTGGTAGAGAAATTACCCGAACGCTGCAAACTGGTTTACAGGCTAAGCAGAGAAAATGGGATGAACAATCGTCAGATTGCCTCCTCCCTGCTCCTCTCAGAAAAAACGGTAGAAAATCAACTGACAAAAGCACTTTCGTTCATCCGACAGCACCTCGCTGCCTATAAAAACGAATGA
- a CDS encoding DUF1080 domain-containing protein — protein MNLNSAILTTTLLLGTAGFASAQENAKHEDTEFYTPVPVVVTPAKTTGNAPSDAIILFDGKNLDQWVMTDDRSQPAKWKVAKGEMTVDKKTGNIETKQSFNNYQLHLEWKVPANITGEGQGRGNSGLFLASIGKGDLGYELQILDAYNNKTYTNGMAGSIYKQTTPLFNPSRKPGEWQTYDVIWTAPLFNTDGSLKSPAKVTVIYNGVVVQNNFELKGPTQYVGLPSYKQAHGASPIKLQSHGDKSEPLSFRNIWIREL, from the coding sequence ATGAACTTAAATAGCGCAATACTAACTACAACTTTACTCCTTGGAACCGCGGGCTTTGCCAGTGCACAGGAAAATGCAAAACATGAAGACACAGAGTTTTATACACCGGTACCCGTAGTCGTTACCCCTGCAAAAACAACAGGCAACGCGCCATCAGATGCCATCATTCTTTTTGACGGTAAAAATCTGGACCAATGGGTGATGACCGACGACAGGTCGCAACCTGCAAAATGGAAAGTTGCCAAAGGAGAAATGACGGTCGACAAAAAAACAGGGAATATTGAGACTAAACAGTCTTTTAACAATTACCAACTCCATCTGGAATGGAAAGTTCCGGCAAACATTACCGGCGAAGGACAGGGACGTGGCAATAGCGGACTCTTCCTGGCTTCCATCGGAAAAGGAGATCTTGGCTATGAATTACAAATCCTGGATGCTTACAACAATAAAACCTATACCAACGGTATGGCCGGCAGTATCTATAAACAAACCACTCCGTTGTTTAATCCATCCAGAAAACCAGGAGAATGGCAAACCTATGATGTGATCTGGACTGCTCCCCTGTTCAATACGGATGGCTCTTTAAAAAGCCCGGCTAAAGTGACGGTAATTTACAATGGTGTAGTGGTACAGAATAATTTTGAATTGAAAGGACCAACGCAATATGTGGGTTTACCTTCCTATAAACAAGCACATGGTGCTTCGCCTATTAAATTGCAAAGTCATGGCGATAAAAGTGAACCATTAAGTTTTCGCAACATCTGGATCAGAGAACTTTAA
- a CDS encoding NAD(P)-dependent oxidoreductase, with amino-acid sequence MKFTQITMIDDCGIKEPIVQKISELSKSPLVIFNDTPGSKAEIIQRIGDSDCILLSWKTSISAEILQACPSLKFIGLCCSLYDEKSANVDIAAARELGITVKGVRDYGDEGAAEFIFAQLVYLFQGLGQYQWKADAAELKGKSIGIIGMGTLGGMVATMAGQFGMKVFYYNRSRKAEAEQQGITYLPLQELLATCDVVTTHLPKNTVLLGETEFSDKKKNSILINTSLGLTFDKAAFSKWLSDDKSSYAIFDADGMAPFDSEIAKMDRVISSDKFAGFTAEAKIRLSEKVLENLLAY; translated from the coding sequence ATGAAATTTACGCAGATCACCATGATAGACGATTGTGGAATTAAAGAACCAATCGTACAGAAAATATCAGAATTGTCGAAATCCCCATTGGTTATATTTAACGATACCCCAGGCTCCAAAGCGGAGATTATCCAAAGAATTGGAGATAGTGATTGCATTCTGCTAAGCTGGAAGACCAGTATTTCTGCGGAAATTCTACAGGCTTGTCCGTCTTTAAAATTTATTGGACTTTGCTGTAGCTTGTACGACGAGAAATCAGCAAATGTAGACATCGCAGCAGCGAGGGAATTAGGCATCACAGTGAAAGGCGTGAGGGATTATGGAGATGAAGGTGCTGCAGAATTTATCTTCGCTCAATTGGTGTATTTATTTCAGGGTTTAGGACAATATCAATGGAAAGCTGATGCTGCTGAATTGAAAGGTAAAAGTATCGGAATCATTGGTATGGGAACTTTGGGTGGAATGGTAGCCACCATGGCCGGGCAGTTTGGAATGAAGGTGTTTTACTATAACAGGAGCAGAAAAGCTGAGGCGGAGCAACAAGGAATCACTTACCTGCCTTTGCAGGAACTGCTCGCTACCTGTGATGTGGTGACTACCCATCTTCCTAAAAATACGGTCCTTCTCGGAGAAACCGAGTTTAGTGATAAGAAAAAGAATTCGATCCTGATCAACACTTCATTAGGATTAACTTTTGATAAGGCTGCATTCAGTAAATGGTTGTCGGACGACAAATCTTCTTATGCGATTTTTGATGCCGATGGAATGGCTCCTTTTGATAGCGAAATCGCTAAAATGGATCGCGTCATCAGCTCGGATAAATTTGCAGGTTTTACCGCTGAAGCAAAAATCAGGTTGTCTGAAAAGGTATTGGAAAACTTATTGGCTTATTAG
- a CDS encoding glycosyltransferase family 39 protein, which translates to MKIAENKLYLILIILVIIASSTALFGDLMEPDGALYAAIAKTMVLKNDWINLYLHDADWLDKPHLTFWLAAASYKVFGISAFAYKLPSFLAGLLGCWYLYLFTKAIYDQKTALISVLIFSTALHLIISSFDVRAETYITAFVIASIYHYYKAHQESFWHIVAGSFFAACAIMIKGIFVLIPVFTGFLIYWAVSKQYQEIWKPKWWIALVLILIFISPELYALYVQFDLHPEKIVFGQQGVSGLRFFFWDSQFGRFFNNGPIKGKGDVSFFLHTTLWAFLPWSVLFYTAIAQLVKKKNRDKIPMEGIIIWASALVSFLIFSLSKFQLPHYILLIFPQFSILTAAYLCRLESKGIAVFFKIQNVLFLVITVLLSSVALLFHVPSPFLCIGSLLFLLILAFVLFKGTSVQTIMARSTFLSISLMGFLYLFFYPALLEYQAGMKAGKWLQEQHPGTQAKVLISSSDAFDFYAPGEVGYFNSYEALEKEKSDKSMVVYVPEAEFSVLKTIYHAQILKSFDHFHITKLKPKFLNYQTRSQVLERFYLVKIH; encoded by the coding sequence ATGAAAATAGCAGAAAACAAACTGTATTTAATCCTGATTATACTCGTTATTATCGCCAGCTCGACTGCCCTTTTTGGTGATTTAATGGAACCAGATGGTGCATTGTATGCCGCGATTGCCAAAACCATGGTCCTAAAAAACGATTGGATCAATCTGTATCTGCATGATGCCGATTGGCTGGATAAACCACACCTGACTTTCTGGCTCGCAGCAGCATCTTATAAGGTATTCGGCATTTCCGCCTTTGCCTACAAGCTTCCTTCATTTCTTGCCGGCTTACTGGGTTGCTGGTACCTATACCTTTTTACAAAAGCAATTTATGATCAGAAAACCGCATTGATCAGCGTACTGATCTTTAGCACCGCACTCCACCTGATTATCTCCAGTTTTGATGTGAGGGCAGAAACGTACATCACAGCCTTTGTCATCGCCAGCATTTACCACTATTACAAGGCGCATCAGGAATCCTTCTGGCATATTGTTGCCGGTTCATTTTTTGCCGCTTGCGCGATCATGATCAAAGGCATCTTTGTGTTGATCCCTGTTTTCACCGGCTTCCTCATTTACTGGGCGGTCAGCAAACAATATCAGGAAATCTGGAAACCAAAATGGTGGATCGCCTTAGTCCTCATTTTAATATTTATCAGTCCGGAGCTCTATGCTTTATATGTACAATTTGACCTGCATCCTGAAAAAATAGTATTCGGACAGCAGGGGGTTTCCGGACTCCGGTTTTTCTTTTGGGACAGTCAGTTTGGACGTTTTTTCAACAATGGCCCGATCAAAGGAAAGGGAGATGTTTCTTTCTTTCTCCATACCACCTTATGGGCATTTCTGCCCTGGTCGGTCCTGTTTTACACCGCCATTGCTCAACTGGTAAAAAAGAAAAACAGGGATAAGATTCCTATGGAAGGCATTATCATCTGGGCTAGTGCTTTGGTTTCCTTTCTCATTTTTTCCCTTTCCAAGTTCCAGCTGCCACATTATATCCTGCTTATTTTCCCACAGTTTTCAATCCTTACGGCAGCTTACCTTTGCCGCCTCGAGTCAAAAGGAATCGCCGTATTTTTCAAAATTCAGAATGTCCTTTTCCTCGTCATTACGGTGCTCCTTTCTTCCGTTGCACTGCTATTTCATGTTCCTTCTCCATTTCTCTGCATCGGGAGCTTACTGTTCCTTCTGATCCTCGCCTTTGTATTGTTTAAAGGCACCTCTGTACAGACCATCATGGCAAGAAGCACTTTCCTTTCCATTTCTCTGATGGGATTTCTTTATCTATTCTTTTATCCTGCCCTTCTGGAATACCAGGCAGGGATGAAGGCAGGGAAATGGCTGCAGGAACAACATCCCGGAACACAGGCAAAGGTTCTGATCTCTTCCTCTGATGCTTTTGATTTTTATGCACCCGGAGAGGTCGGGTACTTCAATAGCTATGAAGCACTGGAAAAAGAAAAAAGTGATAAAAGCATGGTTGTCTATGTTCCGGAAGCAGAATTTTCTGTCCTGAAGACAATTTACCATGCTCAAATTCTGAAAAGCTTTGACCATTTTCACATCACTAAGCTAAAACCAAAATTCCTCAACTATCAGACCCGTAGTCAGGTTCTAGAACGGTTTTACCTCGTTAAAATCCACTAA